In Zea mays cultivar B73 chromosome 7, Zm-B73-REFERENCE-NAM-5.0, whole genome shotgun sequence, the following proteins share a genomic window:
- the LOC100193853 gene encoding Protein C2-DOMAIN ABA-RELATED 4, producing MDGLVGLLKVRVVRGINLAYRDARGSDPYVVLRLGKKKLKTSVKKRSVNPIWHEELTLTVTDPSLALKLEVFDKDTFSRDDPMGDAEIDVAPLVEAANASPEASLRNGAIILSVRPSATNCLADESHVCWRNGKFAQDMILRLRNVESGEIQLQLQWVSIPPAAASR from the exons ATGGACGGATTGGTAGGCCTCTTGAAAGTCCGGGTGGTGAGGGGCATCAACCTTGCCTACCGCGACGCAAGAGGCAGCGATCCGTATGTCGTCCTACGACTTGGCAAGAAg AAACTTAAGACGAGCGTGAAGAAGAGATCTGTGAACCCCATCTGGCACGAGGAGCTAACTCTGACCGTCACAGATCCCAGCCTAGCTCTGAAGCTG GAGGTGTTCGACAAGGACACGTTCAGCAGGGACGACCCGATGGGGGACGCGGAGATCGACGTGGCGCCGCTGGTGGAGGCGGCGAACGCGAGCCCGGAGGCGAGCCTGAGGAACGGCGCCATCATCCTGTCGGTGCGGCCGAGCGCCACGAACTGCCTCGCCGACGAGAGCCACGTGTGCTGGAGGAACGGCAAGTTCGCGCAGGACATGATCCTCCGCCTCAGGAACGTGGAGAGCGGGGAGATTC
- the LOC100501514 gene encoding Pentatricopeptide repeat-containing protein ELI1, chloroplastic, with amino-acid sequence MSTAAVLPSPASTRHPAGGGALTADRAAALLAGCASASRAAEIHAAAVRASVDQDKAVAFRLQRAYAASGRLDLAVALLRRTPDPTAVFYTSAIHAHSSRGLHRAALALLSEMLLSHHGLLPTAHTLSASLPACGGLAVGRALHGYAVKLALSGEPYVATALLGMYARAGEAAAARALFDGMRPDPHVVSVTAMLSCYAKMGQLDDARGLFDALPRKDLVCWNAMMDGYTQHGRPSEALRLFRQMLRSGVEPDEVSVVLALSAVAQLGTAESGRWLHSFVANGGRRARVRLNARVGTALVDMYYKCGSLEEAVAVFRDLGGGGDRDVVAWNAMINGYAMHGRSREALEAFGQLRAQGLWPTDITFIGVLNACSHSGLVDEGRALLAAMEEEYGIVPKVEHYGCMVDLLGRAGRVEEAFDLVRSMKAKPDAAMWASLLGACRLHKNLALGQRVADYLVANGLANSGTYVLLSNMYAAAGKWREVGRVRSMMRASGVQKEPGCSAVEVGRRVVEFVAGDRSHPRSAEIYAKLEEVNSIARARGHVPHTELVLHDLDDAAKERALAVHSEKLALAFGLISTPPRTGIKIVKNLRACADCHAVLKLVSEATGRKIVFRDRNRFHHFVDGSCSCGDYW; translated from the coding sequence ATGTCCACCGCCGCCGTGCTCCCGTCGCCGGCGTCGACCAGACACCCGGCCGGCGGTGGCGCCCTGACGGCGGACCGCGCAGCGGCGCTACTGGCGGGCTGCGCGTCCGCAAGCCGCGCCGCCGAGATCCACGCCGCGGCGGTGCGCGCCAGCGTGGACCAGGACAAAGCAGTGGCCTTCCGGCTCCAGCGCGCGTACGCGGCGTCCGGCCGCCTGGACCTAGCCGTGGCGCTCCTCCGGCGCACGCCCGACCCGACCGCCGTCTTCTACACGTCCGCCATCCACGCGCACTCCTCCCGGGGCCTCCACCGCGCGGCGCTGGCGCTCCTCTCCGAGATGCTGCTGTCCCACCACGGCCTCCTCCCCACCGCGCACACCCTCTCGGCCTCCCTCCCGGCGTGCGGCGGCCTCGCGGTCGGGCGCGCGCTGCACGGGTACGCCGTGAAGCTGGCGCTCTCCGGCGAGCCGTACGTGGCCACCGCGCTGCTGGGCATGTACGCGCGCGCCGGGGAGGCCGCCGCGGCGCGCGCGCTGTTCGACGGGATGCGGCCGGACCCGCACGTGGTGTCGGTGACGGCGATGCTGAGCTGCTACGCCAAGATGGGCCAGCTGGACGACGCGCGCGGCCTGTTCGACGCGCTGCCCCGCAAGGACCTGGTCTGCTGGAACGCCATGATGGACGGGTACACGCAGCACGGGCGGCCCAGCGAGGCGCTCCGGCTGTTCCGGCAGATGCTGAGGTCCGGGGTGGAGCCAGACGAGGTGTCGGTGGTGCTGGCGCTCTCCGCGGTGGCGCAGCTGGGCACGGCGGAGTCCGGGAGGTGGCTCCACTCGTTCGTGGCGAACGGCGGCCGCCGGGCCCGGGTGCGGCTCAACGCCAGGGTCGGCACGGCGCTCGTCGACATGTACTACAAGTGCGGGAGCCTGGAGGAGGCCGTGGCCGTGTTCCGCgacctcggcggcggcggcgacaggGACGTGGTGGCGTGGAACGCCATGATCAACGGGTACGCGATGCACGGGCGCAGCCGGGAGGCGCTGGAGGCGTTCGGGCAGCTGCGGGCGCAGGGGCTCTGGCCGACCGACATCACCTTCATCGGCGTGCTGAACGCCTGCAGCCACTCCGGGCTCGTCGACGAGGGCCGCGCGCTGTTGGCGGCAATGGAGGAAGAGTACGGCATCGTGCCCAAGGTGGAGCACTACGGCTGCATGGTGGACCTTCTGGGCCGCGCCGGGCGCGTCGAGGAAGCGTTCGACCTGGTGCGGAGCATGAAGGCGAAGCCCGACGCGGCGATGTGGGCGTCGCTCCTCGGCGCCTGCCGGCTGCACAAGAACCTGGCGCTGGGGCAGCGCGTCGCCGACTACCTCGTGGCCAACGGGCTGGCCAACTCCGGCACGTACGTGCTGCTGTCGAACATGTACGCGGCGGCGGGGAAGTGGCGGGAGGTGGGGCGGGTGCGGTCGATGATGAGGGCGAGCGGCGTGCAGAAGGAGCCCGGGTGCAGCGCCGTGGAGGTCGGGCGGCGGGTGGTGGAGTTCGTTGCCGGGGACCGGAGCCACCCGCGGTCGGCGGAGATCTACGCCAAGCTAGAGGAGGTGAACAGCATCGCGAGGGCGCGCGGGCACGTGCCGCACACCGAGCTGGTGCTGCACGACCTCGACGACGCGGCCAAGGAGAGGGCGCTGGCGGTGCACAGCGAGAAGCTCGCGCTGGCGTTCGGGCTCATTAGCACGCCTCCCCGGACGGGCATCAAGATCGTGAAGAACCTCCGCGCGTGCGCCGACTGCCACGCCGTGCTGAAGCTGGTGTCGGAGGCGACGGGGAGGAAGATCGTGTTCAGGGACAGGAACAGGTTCCACCATTTCGTCGACGGGTCGTGCAGCTGTGGGGATTACTGGTGA